The sequence TACATATTACAGGCGATGGACTTCAAATGAATGGTGTTAATGAGAAGTGCAGCAATCAAGTTAGTAGTCATGCTGTTCAGAATGGGCACCATACACCCTCGACCGTTAATAATACGAACGACAGTACGAGGGTGTCAATTGCGCAGCCACAACAGCAGCAATCACCACTTGAAACACCAGCGTGTGTTGctgtgaaaaaatcaaaaagtaaaagtaataaaCAAATCAACAAAGAACCACATCAGACAAGTAACTACAGCACTGACGAACCATCATCTCCAGCAATAACAAGGTCAATGGAAGCACTTGACAAAACATCGGAAGTAGCTGAGGTGAAATTGAAAAACGGTTTTCAGGTTtgcgttaataaaaaagataatatATTGCATTGCAAAGAGTCCCAGCAACAGTGTGCACCATTTGCAAATACTGAATTATCAACGATTAGCAATAACGAAACTGAAATTTTGACTACAGTTCCGCCGGATGCAGACGCTGTGGCGAGGGTGTTCGGGAAGACTGTAACAGTATCTACGCCTAACACCTGCCCACAACAAAACCAATTGCCGACAACTATAACAGTACACAACAACACTACAAAAGCTAACCCTCCCACTGCAATACACAGTTCAAACAACACTGCCAAGCAGGACGAAGACGATGCACAGCAAGCTAGCGCAAATGCTATGGCAGCGTCAGCAGAAAAGCCGACATACGCCACAACACCCGCTTTAGATTTGAGTAATGTGCATATTGAGTATAAAGAATACGAGTCGGAGCTGCAAATGCATGTGAGTTGGTATACATATGACATATACATATAGCATATGAGAAAGGAATGCttacattaaaaatgtattttctataGGACATAATGCGTTTGATACAGGCTGAATTGTCGGAGCCATACTCCATTTACACGTATCGATACTTCATATACAATTGGCCGAAATTGTGTTTTTTGGCAGCGCATGGCAGTGAGTATGTTGGTGCCATAGTTTGCAAACTTGACATGCATATGAATGTGAGACGCGGCTACATAGCCATGTTGGCGGTGCGCAAGGAATATAGAAAACTTAAAATTGGCACAACATTGGTGCAAAGGGCTATTGAGGTACATAATGCATATAAAATGCGGATTTGTTAGAAATATCGCCATAACGAATAAGCtgatgttatattttatatatattatattttatatttatgaagttatattttatatttatatacattttttttatatatatattctccACAACGTAATTTGCAGGCCATGCTCGCCGACAATGCCGATGAAGTTGTACTGGAAACCGAAATGCGTAATGTGCCCGCGTTGCGTTTATACGAGAACTTGGGCTTTGTTCGTGATAAACGCTTGTTTCGTTACTATTTGAATGGTGTCGATGCGTTGCGCTTAAAATTGTGGTTCAGATGAGATTGTGTTTAGTTAAAGTTTCATTGCCAGATTGCAtgcacacataaatatttttattatattgtaataattcGTATGCGAAGCAAAATCGGTTGAGACGGTCTCTTTTACGTTTACGTTGACATTTTagctattaaaacaaaaacgagaaaaaaaaaccaaaacatttcgaaaatcatataaaaaattacatgaaCTATATTAATTGTTTGATTACCTTTTGAAACATGGCAGCACGTGGCTAATGCAAATGTGAGAACGTAGTATCAGTCAATTTCGCAATGGATGGGTTTTGCGTTTCATAACAACTTGCGCATTGTACCTTTTATTTTTGGGTTTTAGTTATTAAGTTTAATAACGacgttaaaataaaagaattgtatGTCAAattagttttcgttttttttttgtggtcgtTTTTTTAGTAGGTAAATTCTCAAATTACATAGTTTACGAATTGATTTATTAATTGCTATATAAATAAGTGTCTCAGAATGTTTGAATTCCTTatgttgaagatttttcagaaCATCTAATGTTCGTTTCATGTTTCActcatttgttttaaataaaattaatttttttatgtaattttaatatACTTTGTTTAATATTACTGTCACGTGTTTGATAAATTTGttcattaatttatttcaattgcgCTTGActgactttttgttttttgttattggcaTAAAATTCTTTCAACAAAGCCTGCAATAATATAatgtctattaaaaaaaaaacaaaaaaaaaacaaaaaataacagtgCTGCCTAGCACAAACCACGAGAGCTACTTgagcaaaaaattgtaaataaaaaaattaattactactATTTAACCATTTTTTAACTGTTATCTAGTTGAAATGCTCGGAAATTTTTCTCGCATAATCATAGCTTtctaatttctaataaaaaaatttaataaaacatattgcATAATTTCAATCTTATAATTTGTAAATGACTAATTTTCGCTTTAGAGCTATTTTTAATGAAGTGTACATTTAGGCGCGCTCTTTATGTTACTAACTTCCGCTGCAATACCCTGCAGCAACCGTGTGAAGTCTAAATATTTACAGTGATAATTCTCAtaacaaggaaaatatttttattgcaaatataagcaaaataaaatgctaCTTAAATGTGACAACacaaaagcaattaaaatttttgtaaaaaataagctACATTTGCAtgtgtaattaaaaatatttagttgtgTCAGTAGtaagataaaaaatatgtctaaaaaaagaaaatcgttaaatttaaggcaagaaaatatttgaaagtaaacaccaaaacaaaaagaaatataaaaaatagtatgtCTATGTGAAAATAGTAGAATGTGAATATTACGTAATAGATCAAATCATGTAACTGTTTATAtggattcattatttttgttggaaaaatgcaaaatcaTGTCTAAAACGCGCCTTCTGAACAATTTTGTATGTGTACTTAAAACAATGGAATCATcagcttaaaaaaaagttggaaatattagattaggtgaagtaaaaagttctgaacATTTGCCACTAGACAGATTTAGTGAAAAATATCTCACAGGGTATACATCAAAGCGggtccagcaaaaaaaaagtcaacAGTTAGTGTATAATATGTTAAATAATATAAGTTCTGCAATGgaaagaaagaaagagataATTCGATACACAATCTGGCTCATAATTCTTTTCACAATGTAATATTTTGTAGTAGAATTATTTTCTTAGTAGATTCAATTAAGGGGTcgcggtggtctagagctcgaaaatttagggtattttcatgaattttttttccgataaaaaaatgaaaaacgatatttaaaatttttagactttctatttaacttcttttacatacaaaaatgaaaaaaaaattttccggaaaaaaaaattttcctggaaaaaaaaatttccgggattttttttacaataaaaaaatgaaaaacgatatttaaattttttaggctttctatttaactttttttacttacaaaaatgaaaaaacattttttttttttaattttaataattttaaaaatgacgctgaagttgaccttttcgaaaaattggacttggacggcgttgtccattttggctcttctacttatctgaaacacaaaaactaaaaaaattattaatcagtacgactgtagctatgccccgctgctagaaaaaaaaatttgacaacaTCAGGccgaaaaaaagttttgagataACTGAGtctaaagttttgagagtggataatgcgaccattgatgcagccgcgtgacgaatctgacgctacctgctaaaacggctgtaaaatcgaaaatactgggaatatccttccaaattttcaagttttctaatttgaaagtatattcttaatattcgaaatatcaaaaaaaatcgattttttcaaaattctacactACCGGGATATTACTTTGAATTCCTTTTCCTGTAAACCAATATAGTTATTTGATCGCGTAAtatgcaaaagcaacaacaaaaacaaaaatgcgtcgttgttgttgttgtagttgtagcagcataaacatttcccatgcatatacggggaatgctgctgaagtgacagtacttggccggatataaatccgggtcgttccggttacgtagaactgactgtcgtgggaacgaaccAAAATGCGTCATACTTTGCATTGTCTcataattgttttcaaaactgggaaaaaaataaacaaacatcataaatttaaccctccgttggacacctgaGACCTTCGCTTGTACACC comes from Anastrepha ludens isolate Willacy chromosome 3, idAnaLude1.1, whole genome shotgun sequence and encodes:
- the LOC128858964 gene encoding N-alpha-acetyltransferase 30A, translating into MDDTASAIAEQQKLATSQKPKKRQRNKKTNGKGSANISPSDNLIDVNNGQKLDKVGGDAMVSTNGISEKLEQLHITGDGLQMNGVNEKCSNQVSSHAVQNGHHTPSTVNNTNDSTRVSIAQPQQQQSPLETPACVAVKKSKSKSNKQINKEPHQTSNYSTDEPSSPAITRSMEALDKTSEVAEVKLKNGFQVCVNKKDNILHCKESQQQCAPFANTELSTISNNETEILTTVPPDADAVARVFGKTVTVSTPNTCPQQNQLPTTITVHNNTTKANPPTAIHSSNNTAKQDEDDAQQASANAMAASAEKPTYATTPALDLSNVHIEYKEYESELQMHDIMRLIQAELSEPYSIYTYRYFIYNWPKLCFLAAHGSEYVGAIVCKLDMHMNVRRGYIAMLAVRKEYRKLKIGTTLVQRAIEAMLADNADEVVLETEMRNVPALRLYENLGFVRDKRLFRYYLNGVDALRLKLWFR